Proteins encoded together in one Thiovibrio frasassiensis window:
- a CDS encoding serine O-acetyltransferase: MPQTKKIPLTQNEACPKEHPTTSDFRSRLPQIVDQVVDTCYNNACFEHVEAEPLPSRQHIIDILESCRDILFPGYFRNQGIDRISLKYQLGLEISGLYEKLTREITNAIRHECLRHDISCQHCEDTGKENAFKFVNSLPALRAILATDVRAAFEGDPAAGSFDEIIFSYPGIYAIMVYRVAHELYALGVPILPRIMSEHAHSITGIDIHPGATIGASFFIDHGTGVVIGQTSILGQRVKLYQGVTLGALSFKRDDSGDLDRQSKRHPTIEDDVTVYAGSTILGGDTIIGARSVIGGNTWLTQSVPPDTKVLLKSQELIIKTAQNQPLK; this comes from the coding sequence GTGCCCCAGACGAAAAAAATCCCCCTTACCCAGAACGAAGCCTGCCCCAAGGAGCATCCGACCACCTCCGATTTTCGGAGTCGGCTTCCGCAGATAGTCGATCAGGTGGTGGACACCTGTTACAACAACGCCTGCTTTGAACACGTGGAAGCAGAACCCCTGCCCAGCCGCCAGCACATCATCGACATCCTGGAATCCTGCCGCGACATCCTCTTCCCCGGTTATTTCCGAAACCAAGGCATCGACCGGATCAGCCTCAAATACCAGTTGGGCCTGGAGATCTCCGGTCTTTACGAAAAACTGACAAGGGAAATCACCAACGCCATTCGGCACGAGTGTCTTCGCCACGACATAAGCTGCCAGCATTGCGAAGATACTGGCAAGGAAAACGCCTTCAAATTCGTCAATTCATTGCCTGCCCTGCGGGCGATTCTTGCCACTGACGTCCGTGCAGCCTTCGAAGGCGACCCTGCCGCCGGCAGTTTTGACGAAATCATCTTCAGCTATCCCGGCATCTACGCCATCATGGTGTATCGGGTCGCCCACGAGCTGTATGCCCTCGGGGTTCCCATCCTGCCACGGATCATGAGCGAGCATGCCCACAGCATCACCGGGATCGATATCCATCCCGGCGCCACCATCGGCGCCTCGTTTTTCATCGACCACGGCACCGGCGTGGTTATTGGCCAGACAAGCATCCTCGGCCAGCGGGTTAAACTGTATCAAGGCGTGACCTTAGGAGCCTTGTCCTTCAAGAGGGACGACTCCGGCGATCTTGACCGCCAGAGCAAACGCCATCCTACCATTGAAGACGATGTCACCGTGTATGCCGGCTCCACCATCCTGGGAGGGGATACCATCATCGGCGCCAGATCGGTCATTGGCGGCAACACCTGGCTCACCCAGTCCGTCCCGCCGGACACTAAGGTCTTGCTCAAATCCCAGGAACTCATCATAAAAACCGCGCAAAACCAGCCGCTAAAATAA
- a CDS encoding GlxA family transcriptional regulator, producing MKKVTILALDGASATTITGPMDVFTNAGVLWNKIFGQSVFPFFEVEIATISGKPIICNNNLPLQPHTAIRDITQTDLIIVPAVFNIENSLAKHGNTVIPWLIGHYEQGAHLASICTGSFVLALTGLLNGREATTHWAVAEEFRQLYPKVILKPEKLITDAGDIFCSGSFSSCIDLAMYLVEKYCGHQVAVECSKALAHDMGRFSQAPYMPFRFQRNHKDDAVLRCQHFLEEQFPEEIDIEVLAGRNGMGRRTMERRFKAATGDTPLSYLQRVRVEQAKKMLESGRETFDEISYKVGYEDSSFFRRVFRKYTGLKPTEYRGKFQRIINMSDS from the coding sequence ATGAAGAAGGTTACAATCTTGGCCTTGGATGGGGCCTCGGCGACAACGATTACCGGCCCCATGGATGTGTTCACCAATGCCGGAGTTTTGTGGAATAAAATTTTCGGGCAGAGCGTTTTTCCATTTTTTGAGGTGGAGATTGCGACCATCTCCGGAAAGCCGATTATCTGTAATAATAACCTGCCGTTACAGCCGCATACCGCTATCCGGGATATCACGCAGACAGATCTTATCATTGTTCCGGCGGTGTTTAATATCGAAAATTCCTTGGCCAAACACGGGAATACGGTGATTCCCTGGCTGATTGGCCACTACGAGCAGGGTGCCCACCTGGCCAGCATATGCACCGGTTCCTTTGTCCTTGCCCTGACCGGCCTGCTCAACGGCAGGGAGGCCACAACGCACTGGGCGGTGGCGGAAGAGTTTCGCCAACTCTATCCCAAGGTGATTCTCAAGCCGGAAAAGCTTATCACCGATGCCGGTGATATTTTTTGTTCGGGGTCTTTCAGCAGCTGCATTGACCTTGCCATGTATCTGGTGGAGAAGTACTGCGGTCATCAAGTGGCGGTGGAATGCAGTAAAGCCCTGGCGCATGATATGGGGAGATTTTCCCAGGCACCCTATATGCCCTTTCGTTTTCAGCGTAACCACAAAGATGATGCCGTCTTGCGTTGCCAGCATTTTCTTGAAGAGCAGTTTCCCGAAGAGATCGATATTGAAGTGTTGGCCGGCCGCAACGGCATGGGCCGCCGGACTATGGAACGGCGCTTTAAGGCGGCTACCGGCGATACGCCGTTGAGTTACCTGCAGCGGGTGCGGGTGGAGCAGGCTAAAAAGATGCTGGAGTCAGGCAGGGAGACCTTTGACGAGATCAGTTACAAGGTGGGTTACGAGGACAGCAGTTTTTTCCGGCGGGTGTTCAGAAAATATACCGGGCTGAAACCTACGGAATATCGCGGGAAGTTTCAGCGCATTATCAATATGTCCGATTCATGA
- the nifJ gene encoding pyruvate:ferredoxin (flavodoxin) oxidoreductase, with the protein MSRKMVTIDGNQACTHVAYATSEIITIYPITPSTPMAAESDTKSASKQENIWGSIPVVTQMQSEGGVAGALHGSLTTGALCTTFTASQGLLLMVPNMYKLAGELTPTVFHVTARSIACQGLSIFGDHSDVMATRQTGWAMLCSQNVQECQDMALISTQAALQSRIPFMHFFDGFRTSHEIQKIEQLTHDDMRKMIDEDLILAHRERGLSPDRPMMRGTAQNPDVYFTGRETVNKFYAATPTIVQKTMDKFAKLTGRKYHLFDYYGSPDAEDIIIMMGSGAETVTATVEHLAKKGKKLGLVVVRLFRPFDSAALIKALPKKVKRITVLDRTKEPGAAGEPLYLDIRAAIGEAVEAGTLKKSPNILGGRYGLGSAEFTPAMVKAVFDNMAAKKQKNNFCVGPDDDVAKTSLKYNPSFDIEGKDVYRAMFYGLGADGTVGANKNTIKIIGTETPNNAQGYFVYDSKKSGSITTSHLRFGKNKIVAPYLINKANFVACHNFTFLDKYDLLGNLETGGTFLLTTTFNKDQVWKQLPSSVQKDLMEKKAKFYIIDAITLAEAIGLGARINMIMQTAFFLISGILTKAEAIKAIKDAIKKTYGKKGDKVVNMNYGAVDVAVNNIVEVKIPKTAGGHERPPVVPADAPAFVKEVTAKMIEGKGDQVKVSQMPCDGTWPTGTTQYEKRNIAVHVPEWLPKNCIQCGRCSLACPHAAIRMKIVKSGDLKKMPKSMKSVDAVGAQFKGSKTIIQVFTEDCCGCTLCVDACPAKEKALKMIENSEKVRTQEIPNVKYFLNLPEVANKEIDPSTVKGSQLLRPMFEFSGACAGCGETPYIKLATQMFGDRMLIANATGCSSIYGGNLPTTPYCKRADGRGPAWANSLFEDNAEFGLGMRNTANKFASQAAELLEKAVAEKLITKKMASELTTAPQKTQDEIEAQRGRVAKLKEALAGSKSLIAKRLLPVADYLVKKSVWIFGGDGWAYDIGYGGLDHVLASGENVNVLIMDTEVYSNTGGQMSKSTPRAATAQFAAGGKKMPKKDIGMIFSTYGNVYVAKIALGANPSQVVKAFAEAEAYDGPSLIIAYAHCINHGINMAKGFDQQKKAVNCGHWPLYRYNPELEEQGKNPLTIDSKAPSIPFAEYALNENRYRALKMMNPEHADELMAMSQKDVEKAWKFLEGRAKALEPEKK; encoded by the coding sequence ATGTCCCGGAAAATGGTCACCATTGATGGTAATCAGGCATGCACCCATGTGGCCTACGCCACCAGCGAGATCATCACGATCTATCCCATCACCCCCTCTACTCCCATGGCGGCGGAGTCCGATACCAAGTCAGCCTCCAAGCAGGAGAATATCTGGGGCTCCATTCCGGTTGTGACCCAGATGCAGTCCGAGGGCGGCGTTGCCGGTGCCCTGCACGGCAGCCTGACCACCGGTGCGCTCTGCACCACCTTTACTGCCTCCCAAGGGCTGCTTCTGATGGTACCCAACATGTACAAGCTGGCCGGCGAACTGACCCCGACCGTCTTCCATGTCACCGCCCGCTCCATTGCCTGCCAGGGTCTTTCCATCTTCGGTGACCATAGCGACGTCATGGCCACCCGCCAGACCGGCTGGGCCATGCTGTGCTCCCAGAATGTTCAAGAATGTCAGGACATGGCGCTGATCTCCACTCAGGCCGCGCTGCAGAGCCGCATCCCCTTCATGCATTTCTTCGATGGCTTCCGGACCTCCCACGAGATCCAGAAGATCGAGCAACTCACCCATGACGACATGCGCAAGATGATCGACGAGGATCTGATCCTCGCCCACCGTGAGCGCGGCCTCTCTCCAGACCGGCCCATGATGCGCGGCACCGCCCAGAACCCGGATGTGTACTTCACCGGCCGCGAAACGGTGAACAAATTCTACGCCGCGACTCCAACCATCGTTCAAAAAACCATGGACAAGTTTGCCAAGCTCACCGGCCGCAAGTACCATCTCTTTGATTACTACGGCTCTCCGGATGCCGAGGACATCATCATCATGATGGGTTCCGGTGCCGAGACCGTTACCGCCACGGTTGAGCATCTGGCCAAGAAAGGCAAGAAACTCGGTCTGGTCGTTGTCCGCTTGTTCCGCCCCTTCGACTCAGCCGCCCTCATCAAGGCCCTGCCCAAGAAGGTCAAGCGCATCACCGTGCTCGACCGTACCAAGGAGCCCGGTGCTGCCGGCGAGCCCCTTTATCTTGACATCCGCGCCGCAATCGGCGAAGCGGTGGAAGCGGGCACCCTCAAAAAATCCCCCAACATTCTGGGTGGCCGTTACGGTCTTGGCTCCGCCGAGTTTACCCCGGCCATGGTCAAGGCGGTGTTTGATAACATGGCCGCCAAAAAGCAAAAGAACAACTTCTGCGTCGGTCCCGATGACGATGTGGCCAAGACCAGTCTCAAGTACAACCCCTCCTTCGACATCGAAGGCAAGGATGTCTACCGGGCCATGTTTTACGGCCTCGGCGCGGACGGCACCGTGGGCGCCAACAAGAACACCATCAAGATCATCGGTACCGAGACCCCGAACAACGCCCAGGGCTACTTTGTTTACGACTCCAAGAAGTCCGGCTCCATCACCACCAGCCATCTGCGTTTCGGCAAAAACAAGATTGTTGCCCCGTATCTGATCAACAAGGCGAACTTCGTAGCCTGCCACAACTTCACCTTTCTTGACAAATACGACTTGCTGGGCAACCTGGAAACCGGCGGCACCTTCCTCCTGACCACAACCTTTAATAAGGACCAAGTCTGGAAACAGCTCCCATCCTCGGTCCAAAAGGATCTGATGGAGAAAAAGGCCAAATTCTATATCATCGATGCCATCACCCTGGCCGAGGCCATCGGCCTGGGCGCCAGAATCAACATGATCATGCAGACCGCCTTCTTCCTGATCTCCGGCATTCTCACCAAGGCCGAGGCCATCAAGGCCATCAAGGATGCGATCAAGAAGACCTACGGCAAGAAAGGCGACAAGGTCGTCAACATGAACTACGGTGCGGTGGATGTGGCCGTAAACAATATTGTTGAGGTGAAGATTCCCAAGACCGCAGGCGGCCACGAAAGGCCGCCCGTTGTTCCCGCGGATGCTCCGGCCTTTGTCAAGGAGGTCACTGCCAAGATGATCGAGGGCAAGGGCGACCAGGTCAAGGTCTCCCAGATGCCCTGTGACGGCACCTGGCCCACCGGCACCACCCAGTACGAGAAGCGCAACATTGCGGTGCATGTGCCCGAGTGGCTCCCCAAAAACTGCATTCAGTGCGGCCGCTGCTCCCTGGCTTGCCCCCATGCCGCCATCCGGATGAAGATCGTCAAGAGTGGCGACCTCAAAAAAATGCCCAAGAGCATGAAGAGCGTTGACGCTGTCGGCGCCCAGTTCAAGGGCAGCAAAACCATCATTCAGGTCTTCACCGAAGACTGCTGTGGCTGCACCCTCTGTGTCGATGCCTGCCCGGCCAAGGAAAAGGCCCTGAAGATGATCGAAAACAGCGAAAAGGTCCGCACCCAGGAAATTCCCAACGTCAAATACTTCCTGAACCTGCCCGAGGTTGCGAACAAGGAAATCGATCCTTCCACCGTCAAGGGCAGCCAGTTGCTCCGGCCCATGTTCGAGTTTTCCGGGGCCTGTGCCGGTTGCGGCGAAACCCCCTACATCAAGCTTGCCACCCAGATGTTCGGCGACCGGATGCTGATTGCCAACGCCACGGGCTGCTCCTCAATCTACGGCGGCAACCTGCCCACCACCCCCTACTGCAAGCGGGCCGATGGCCGCGGGCCCGCCTGGGCGAACTCCCTGTTCGAGGACAATGCCGAATTCGGTCTTGGCATGCGCAATACCGCCAACAAATTCGCATCCCAGGCCGCCGAGTTGCTGGAAAAGGCGGTGGCTGAAAAACTCATCACCAAGAAGATGGCGAGCGAGCTCACCACTGCTCCCCAGAAAACCCAGGACGAGATCGAAGCCCAGCGCGGCCGGGTTGCCAAGCTGAAAGAGGCTCTTGCCGGCAGCAAATCGCTCATCGCCAAACGGCTTCTGCCCGTGGCGGACTACCTGGTTAAAAAATCCGTCTGGATCTTCGGCGGTGACGGCTGGGCCTACGACATCGGTTACGGCGGTCTGGACCACGTGCTGGCCTCCGGCGAGAACGTCAACGTCCTGATCATGGATACCGAGGTTTACTCCAACACCGGCGGCCAGATGTCCAAGTCCACCCCGCGCGCAGCCACGGCTCAGTTCGCCGCCGGCGGCAAAAAGATGCCGAAGAAGGATATCGGCATGATCTTCTCCACCTACGGCAACGTCTATGTGGCCAAGATCGCGCTGGGTGCCAACCCGAGCCAGGTGGTTAAGGCGTTTGCCGAAGCCGAGGCGTACGATGGCCCCTCTCTGATCATCGCGTATGCACACTGCATCAACCACGGTATCAACATGGCCAAGGGCTTTGACCAGCAGAAGAAAGCGGTGAACTGTGGTCACTGGCCTCTGTACCGTTACAACCCCGAGCTGGAAGAACAGGGCAAGAACCCCTTAACCATCGACAGCAAGGCGCCGTCCATTCCCTTTGCGGAATACGCCTTGAACGAGAACCGTTACCGCGCTCTGAAGATGATGAATCCGGAGCACGCTGACGAACTCATGGCGATGAGTCAAAAGGATGTAGAAAAAGCCTGGAAATTCCTGGAAGGCCGGGCCAAGGCTCTGGAGCCGGAAAAGAAATAA
- a CDS encoding LL-diaminopimelate aminotransferase, translated as MTLINENYLKLKAGYLFPEIGRRVKAFTDANPEAKVIRLGIGDVTRPLAPAVIKAFHDGVDDLARGESFHGYGPEQGYDWLSKIIIEKSYKPLGVELMPSEVFISDGSKCDSANILDILALDNKVAICDPVYPVYNDTNVMIGRSGEADDKGYYEGLVYMPCTEANNFAPALPKEEVDIIYLCYPNNPTGMVATRTELKAWVDYANAQGSLIFFDAAYEAFISEPGIPHSIYEIEGAKTCAIEFRSFSKTAGFTGVRCGLTVIPEQLMALTKSGEKVALNKLWNRRQSTKFNGVSYPVQRAAAAVYSEEGWPQVQETISFYMENARLILAGLKAAGITCYGGVNAPYIWLKTPEGMKSWDFFDKLLNECHVVGTPGSGFGPSGEGYFRLSAFGSHENVQEAIQRIQQKWGK; from the coding sequence ATGACCTTAATAAATGAAAACTATCTCAAACTGAAAGCAGGCTATCTCTTTCCGGAAATCGGCCGCAGGGTAAAAGCTTTTACCGATGCCAATCCCGAGGCCAAGGTGATCCGCCTGGGTATCGGCGACGTAACCAGACCCCTTGCCCCGGCAGTCATCAAGGCCTTCCATGACGGGGTGGACGATCTGGCACGGGGAGAATCCTTCCACGGCTACGGGCCGGAACAGGGGTACGATTGGCTGAGCAAGATCATCATTGAAAAATCATACAAGCCGCTTGGCGTAGAGCTCATGCCGTCGGAAGTCTTCATCTCCGATGGTTCCAAATGCGACAGCGCCAATATCCTCGACATCCTGGCCTTGGATAACAAGGTCGCCATCTGCGATCCGGTCTATCCGGTGTATAACGACACCAATGTCATGATCGGCCGGAGCGGCGAAGCTGACGACAAGGGATACTACGAGGGGCTGGTCTATATGCCCTGCACCGAGGCTAACAACTTTGCCCCTGCCCTCCCCAAGGAAGAGGTTGACATCATCTACCTCTGCTACCCGAACAACCCCACCGGCATGGTAGCCACCAGGACTGAACTGAAAGCCTGGGTTGACTATGCCAACGCCCAAGGCTCGCTCATCTTCTTTGATGCGGCTTACGAAGCATTCATCAGCGAACCGGGCATCCCCCACTCCATCTACGAGATTGAAGGGGCCAAGACTTGCGCCATCGAATTCCGCTCCTTCTCAAAAACTGCGGGTTTTACCGGGGTGCGCTGCGGCCTGACCGTTATTCCCGAGCAACTGATGGCCCTTACCAAAAGCGGCGAAAAAGTTGCCTTGAACAAACTCTGGAATCGCCGGCAATCCACCAAATTCAACGGAGTCTCCTATCCGGTACAGCGGGCTGCGGCTGCAGTCTATTCTGAAGAGGGCTGGCCCCAGGTGCAGGAAACCATTTCCTTTTACATGGAGAATGCTCGTCTTATTCTGGCAGGACTCAAAGCGGCGGGCATCACTTGCTATGGCGGGGTCAACGCCCCCTACATCTGGCTCAAAACACCGGAAGGCATGAAAAGCTGGGATTTCTTCGATAAACTGCTCAATGAATGCCATGTGGTAGGCACGCCTGGCAGCGGCTTTGGCCCCAGCGGCGAAGGATATTTTCGGCTCTCTGCCTTTGGCTCACACGAGAATGTGCAGGAAGCGATCCAGAGAATCCAACAGAAATGGGGCAAATAA